A stretch of DNA from Thermocrinis sp.:
CTTATTAAGGGTTCCTTTGTATGAAGCCTTCCCGCAGTGTCTATCAGCACCACATCATATGCATCCTTACTGGCTTTTTCTAAAGCCTGATACACCACCGATGCTGGGTCTGCCCCTTCCTCTTTATAAACTATATCTGCCCCGCTTCTTTGGGCCCAAACTTGCAACTGCTCTATGGCAGCGGACCTAAAGGTATCTCCAGCGCAGAGTAAAACCTTCTTACCCTGTTTTTTGAACCTATAAGCCAACTTACCTATGGTTGTGGTCTTTCCAGAGCCATTTACGCCTAAGAAAAGATAGACTTTGCCCTCCTTTAGCTCTCCTTTACAATTTGCTAAGTATGCCAAAAGCTTTTCTCTCAGAACAGGTAAAAGCTCCTCCCACGTTTTTATGTTTCTTCTGATGGACTCCTTTCTTAGCTCTTCCATCAGTTCTGTAGCCTTTTTTACTCCCAAGTCAGCCCTTATGAGCTTCTCTTCTAGCTCCTCTAAAAGTTCTTCATCTACCTTTCTACCTGCAAACAGGATTCCAAATTCCAAAACTTCCCTTGTTTTCTTCAGACTCTTTTTTAACTTCTCAAGAAGGCTTTCTTTCTTTACTTCTACCAACCCAAGCTTTTCTTTGAGTTCTAGTATATGATTTTCCAACTGTTCTCTCTCTATCGGATTGGCTAAGGCTAATGCTCTTTCCAAGATCTTGAGGCTCTCCTCTGGTTTGCCTTCCTTTATTAAAATCCCTGCCCTATAAAGACTTTCAAAGTCTCCGACTTTTAGATACTCTTCAACAGCCTTTTGTTTTTCCCCAACCTTTTCATACAAAAGTGCCCTTTCTTTGGCGGTTGCCAAGTTTTTATCGTAATACTCCACCAACTGGTAGGCATAGTAATACTTACCTTCCTCCATGTATAGTTTGAAGAGGATAGGCCTTAGTTCTGGATCTTCTTTAAAGTTTTCAAGTATGTTTATTGCTTTATCTTTTTTACCTTTCTCTATCAGCTTTAGAATAGCAGACTTGTCTCCCTTTTCTGCTAACTTCTCTTCCTCTGATTTTTTCAAAAAACCAAACATTTCACTTCATAGCTTCCACAGCGTTTACTATATCCACAAGCTCATAAGTGATGGATTCCTGCCTTGCCTTGTTGAATATAAGCGTCCAAGTTTTTACAAGATCATCTGCGTTGCGTGTAGCATTGTCCATAGCAACCATACGGGCAAAGTGTTCTGCAGCATTAGATTCAAGCATTGCCCTGTAAAGTTGGTAATTCAAATACAGATCAATAAGTCTGTTTATGAACGTTTCTGCTTCTACCTCAAACTCGTAAATACTATAGTTTTGATCTTTTTGCTCAGGCCTTTCAAAAGGTAAAAACTGCCTAACAATTGGTTTATAATTAACTCTGGTAAGCATTTCATTGTTTATTAAATAGATTCTATCCGTCTCTTTACGTTGATATCTATCTCTTACGAGTGCTCCAACCTCTTTTACCACTTCAAAGTTTATTTCCTTTCTGAACACCTCCTCGTAAGCCTTTAACACTTTGTAGTTTCTTTTTGAGAAATATTGAGCGCCTTTACGACCTACCAGTATTAAGCTAACATCTATGTTTTTGCTGATTTTTTCTTGAATGAGCTCCTCCGCCTTTTTTATAGCGTTGGAATTAAAAGCACCTGCCAATCCTCTATCTGCAGTAACGAGTATTATATCCACCCTTTGCTCCTCTCTAACCTCCAAGAGAGGATGAGTATTCATATCTACACGGGACGCAAGGTTAGAAAGCACTTCATACAACCTCTCAGAGTATGGCCTTGAGGCGTAGATAGCCTCTTGAGCTTTTCTAAGCTTGGCGGCGGAGACAACCTTCATAGCGTTGGTTATTCTTCTGGTGTTCTTAATACCTTGGATCTTCCTCTTTATATCTCTTGGAGACAGTTTGGGCATAATAATTAAATTATAGCATAAACTTTTCTCTAAGGCTTTTCCAAAAGCTCTAACTCGTCCCCCAGCATCTAAAGGAACTAACTTACCCGCAAGGCGCTTTAACTGGATCTTAAGCTAAGTTGGAGAGCTTGGTATTTCTAGAGCAGGGCCACCTCTTTCTTAACAATTTCTTAAAATAAATTATTTATGCTCTTGGGAACATGATAAAGGATGTGGTGCGCTACCAAAATAAGGTAAGTCTATACTTTGATAGTTTAGAGGAAAAAATTCTTTTTTCTAAGATCTTAAAAGGACTGGAGGGCGTGGAGGCTGTGGAGGAAAAGGAACGCACTAAGACCTTGAGAGTGGTATTCAGGAAAGGCTCACCCGCAGACTACTTGCTTAGCCATCTCTCCCCAAAAAGGGAAAGTTCTTTAACCAAGGAGGACCTGTTTTTTTACATAAATCCTTTCCTAAAACATCCAGCCACCAAGTTAGCCTTTTCTGTTTTTACCTTTGGATTCAGCGTGGGTTTGCTAAGTTTTGCTTTGTGTAGTATGTTTATAATACCTACTCTAAAAACTACCTTTTGGAGGTAACAGGATGCTAAACTTTAATCTTCCTTCCACCATTGGAGGATGTCTATCAACCAACATGCTTTTGTATGGTGTGGGTGCTTTGGCGGGTATTGTGGTCTTGGGTAAGCTCCTTAGGGATTCCAGACCTCTCTTAGTCTCTGCCACTAAGGAAGTAATAGCTTTTCAAGAATGGCTATCTGGAAACATTGAGGAGGGTAAAGAGTTTTGGGAAGACGTGGTGGCAGAAGCTAAACATAAATATAAGTTAGAGATAGAGAAAAAGTTAGAGATATTACAAAAGCAGCAAGAAATACTCCAGCGTATAAAAGAAAACCTTTAACAGGAGGAAGTGATATGAACGTAGGAAGTCTTTTAAGCAGGGTTGTGTGTTCAGGACCATTCAGTTTTGCCCTTGGCTTTGGGATTGGCCTTTTGGGTGCCTATCTTCTGCACAGAACGCAGGAAAGCAGGAGAATGCAAGAAACCCAAAGAGAGCTTGAGGCTTTAATAAAGTCCTTGGAAAATAAGTTGCAAGAGAAAAAGGAAGTAGGATAAATGCCCATACCATACAAAATAAAGAGACTAAGACCAGGAAGGCTAAAGATAAACTCTGACCTTTTTAGACTGCTTCATCACCCCCAGGAAAGCCTGCAGGCTTTCTTTGGAAGGTTCGGCGGAGTGAGGTATGCAAAATACGTCAAAGAATCTGGTAATCTGGTAATAGATTATGACCCTGACCAGTTTGACCTCATAGGCTTTTTAAGCTACTTACATACTTCTACCCCCGAAATTTTTTTAGAAGATTTAGAGAGAGAAAAGAAATTAGTGCAACCTACAAGAAAGAGCACCGCCAGTTGGTTTAAGGTCAACTCCCTTGCTATGCTTTTGTATTTAACTCCACTACCGAGAGCTTTGCTAAGCGCGATTACGTTGATGTGTTCTTTGCCAGTTTTTAAAAAAGGGCTAAGGTCTCTGTTTGAAAAGAGATTAGACGTCCATGTGCTTGATTCCTCCGCCATAGTTTTAACCACTCTTTCTGGCAACCCCTTTTCAGCACATCTTATGTCATGGCTACTCTCCCTGGGGGACTATATAGAAGAAAAGATAGAAAAAAAGGCTTACGAAAGTATAGAATCCTTAGTTAGCTACAAAAAAGACAAAGCTTGGTTGGTTGAAGGTGAAAAGATAAAAAAGGTTGATGCAAAAGAACTGAAGGTGGGAGACGTTATAGTTGTCTATGCGGGAGAGAAAATAACGGCGGATGGAGTTGTCCTTGAGGGAGAGGCTTTGGTAAATCAGGCATCTTTGACGGGTGAATCTAACCCTGTGCTAAAGAGCTCTAAGGATAAGGTTTATGCAGGCACCTTTGTGGAAGAGGGCAAGCTATACATACAGGTCTCTGCAGTGGGAGAAGAGACCGTAATCGCTAGTATCGTGAAACTTATAGAGAAGAACATAAAAGAGCCCCTTAGCTTACAGAAAAAGGCTGAAGTTGCGGCCAACAGGTTTGTTCTTCCAACGGTGGGTTTAGGGGTGGGTTCTTACGCCCTTACTCAAGACCTAAACAGGATCGCATCCACGCTGATAATAGACTACCATACAGGTATTCATTTAGCCACTCCGGTAGCAGTTTTGAGCAGTATTTCCTACTTAGCCAGTAAGGGTATAATCGTAAAAAGTGGAAGTAAGTTGGAGCTTTTGGCAAAGGCGGACACCTTTGTGATGGATAAAACAGGCACGCTAACGGTGGGGCATCCTGAAATAATAGACATTTTGGGCTTTGACGTGCCGGAAGAAGAAGTTCTTCTTTATGCCGCTTCTTTGGAGCAGAGGATTACGCACCCTGTAGCGAGGGCTATAGTAAAGTTGGCAAAAGACAGAAATATTGAGCCTCTGCCAAGAAGAGATTCATCCTATCACATAGGATTGGGGATTGAAGGTTATCTTAACGGTGATAAGTTCCTTCTCGGAAGCACAAAGTTTATGCAAAAAAAGAAAATAAAAATAGGTGAAGAAGTAAAACATATGGTAGATAAATTCCATTCGGAAGGAAAGAGCGTGCTTTATCTGGTTAGAAACAAAAGGATAATAGGGCTAATTACCTTTGCAGACCCACTCAGAGAAGAGGCTAAGGATGTAATAAGCGCTCTCACGGAGATGGGTAAAAAGGTTATACTCTGCACTGGAGACAACGAGGGAGTGGCAAGCTACATAGCCAAAAGGTTGAACATCGGCGAGTATTACGGAAGAGCATTTCCAGAGGAAAAGGCAAAAATAGTAGAAAGTCTGAAAAAGGAGGGAAGAACTGTGGCCTTTGTGGGGGATGGAGTCAACGATTCTCCAGCTATAACCGCAGCACACGTGGGCATATCTTTGAGAAGTGGGACAGACATAGCCATAGAGCTTGCGGATATAGTTATAGGAGACAGTCTTTGGCACCTGCTGGATGCGGTGGAAGTGTCCCAAAAGACCATCAGAAAACTTTCAAAGATATACACTATAAACTCTGCTTTAAATACGGTGGGGCTGGTTGGTTCTGTTGCGGGTCTTTTTGGTCCAAGTATTTCTACTCTTATAAACAACGGCTCCACCGTGGTTTTAGGCATGTATGCGCTAAAAAAACCTTAAAAAGGAGGTACAAGCCATGGAAGAAAAGGACCTGCGCCAGGAATTGGAGAGAATTAAGCAAGAGCTGGAGGAGCTCAAGAAAAAGCTTTCTCCTCAAGCAGAAAAGTCCATCACTGAGCTTCCGCAGGAAGTGGCAAAGAAGATAGTAGAAACGGCCTCTGAAGTGGGCAAAGTGGCTATGGAAATAGCGGAAAAAGCCTTTGCTGTGGTTAAAGGTGCTGCAATAGGTGCTGTAGAAGGTGCAAAAAGTGCGCTAAAGGAAGAGAAAAAAGAAGAAGAGAAGGAACAGAGTAAGGAATGATAATTCTTATAAGAACCAGAAGTGGCAGATACATCAACGCTTATCACACCATAGCTTTGTCCATAGAAGAATCTAGAATAGAGATTGAGGGTAAAAGGGAGAGGGTATACAACCTTGTAGCTCACCTCTCCCAACCCTTACTGCCTGCTGTGCTTGGTATATACGCTTCAGAGGAGCTTGCTCAGGAGGCACTCAGAAAGTTAGTTCAGGATCTATCAAAGGGAGAGAGTATAATTGAAGTTGAGAGCCAATTCTGAGGAAATAAAGATAAGGCTTAGAAAGTTAGCTCACGACTTAGAGGAGGTTCATAAAGATGTGTTAAATAACATAGTACCCGCAGTTCTGGTTGTTATCCACATTCCAGAAACAGGGGAAAAGATGTCCTTTATTGTGGGAGAAGGGAGCATAAAAGAGAGTTCACCTACTGATAACGTGAAAGATAAAATATTCATCAACTACAGGGACTTTTTCCACGTGCTTGAAAAACCTCAGAGAATCGTTAACTATCTTTTGAAGGGTAGGGTTAAGATTGAAGGGGACTTCAAAAGGGTGGTAAATACACTTTCAAGCTTTCTGTAAAAGGTTTCTTTTTTTCAAAATATTCTGTTTAAAGCACGTATGATTAAATTTTCAAGGATACCACCTATAGCAAAGGATTCTATGAGTATGGTTCTGTCTTTTTCTGTTAGGAAAGTGTCTCTCTCCCTTTTTCTCTTACGCTCGGTCTTCCTTAACGTCCTTTCATAGAGCTGCTTATTTCTCTCTATATCTTTTAGTAGTTTTTCGATGCGAACTTTTTCCATCTTCTCCACCATTTGGTTATATTTTGACAATTTGTTGTTAAGAAATTGTTAAGAAATACCTATTACGCCTAAGAAGCTTTACAGGATAGGGGAGACCCACGTAAAGATAGGGCTTCCCCCACACTATGTGCAGGCATCAATGAATTTTGTAATTGGGGCACTTGCCAGAAATTAATAGAATAATTATTTTTCTTATAGTTTTGGATAATCTATGAGATCTGGCTTAATTCTCTATGCAATATCGGAACTTTTAAGTAAAGAGATTAAACATATAAAAGGTTCACCTCTCAGTTTAAAGGTTTTTGTAGGAGTGGCTCTTGCAGCCGTCATAAGAAAGGTGCTGGTAACCTCTTTATCCCCAGAAAAAGTCCAGGAGCTCATAAATTTATCCTTTGTAATCCTATCCTTAGGTATAGTTTTTGGCTAATATACAAGGTTGAATCAAGAACTTAGAAAGGGTTTTATAATTAATAACTCAGTGCACACAACACCGTTCTATGGCATACACAAGAGCATTAACGCTAAATTTACGGAGTTTGCGAGCTATTCTATG
This window harbors:
- the ftsY gene encoding signal recognition particle-docking protein FtsY; its protein translation is MFGFLKKSEEEKLAEKGDKSAILKLIEKGKKDKAINILENFKEDPELRPILFKLYMEEGKYYYAYQLVEYYDKNLATAKERALLYEKVGEKQKAVEEYLKVGDFESLYRAGILIKEGKPEESLKILERALALANPIEREQLENHILELKEKLGLVEVKKESLLEKLKKSLKKTREVLEFGILFAGRKVDEELLEELEEKLIRADLGVKKATELMEELRKESIRRNIKTWEELLPVLREKLLAYLANCKGELKEGKVYLFLGVNGSGKTTTIGKLAYRFKKQGKKVLLCAGDTFRSAAIEQLQVWAQRSGADIVYKEEGADPASVVYQALEKASKDAYDVVLIDTAGRLHTKEPLIRELRKIKQVIQKFYPEEPTETLLVLDATIGQNSIFQAKVFKEAVEVSGIVLTKLDGSAKGGALVPICAELKIPVKLLGVGEALDDLQDFDPKTFVEELTS
- a CDS encoding F0F1 ATP synthase subunit gamma, which codes for MPKLSPRDIKRKIQGIKNTRRITNAMKVVSAAKLRKAQEAIYASRPYSERLYEVLSNLASRVDMNTHPLLEVREEQRVDIILVTADRGLAGAFNSNAIKKAEELIQEKISKNIDVSLILVGRKGAQYFSKRNYKVLKAYEEVFRKEINFEVVKEVGALVRDRYQRKETDRIYLINNEMLTRVNYKPIVRQFLPFERPEQKDQNYSIYEFEVEAETFINRLIDLYLNYQLYRAMLESNAAEHFARMVAMDNATRNADDLVKTWTLIFNKARQESITYELVDIVNAVEAMK
- a CDS encoding heavy metal translocating P-type ATPase — encoded protein: MPIPYKIKRLRPGRLKINSDLFRLLHHPQESLQAFFGRFGGVRYAKYVKESGNLVIDYDPDQFDLIGFLSYLHTSTPEIFLEDLEREKKLVQPTRKSTASWFKVNSLAMLLYLTPLPRALLSAITLMCSLPVFKKGLRSLFEKRLDVHVLDSSAIVLTTLSGNPFSAHLMSWLLSLGDYIEEKIEKKAYESIESLVSYKKDKAWLVEGEKIKKVDAKELKVGDVIVVYAGEKITADGVVLEGEALVNQASLTGESNPVLKSSKDKVYAGTFVEEGKLYIQVSAVGEETVIASIVKLIEKNIKEPLSLQKKAEVAANRFVLPTVGLGVGSYALTQDLNRIASTLIIDYHTGIHLATPVAVLSSISYLASKGIIVKSGSKLELLAKADTFVMDKTGTLTVGHPEIIDILGFDVPEEEVLLYAASLEQRITHPVARAIVKLAKDRNIEPLPRRDSSYHIGLGIEGYLNGDKFLLGSTKFMQKKKIKIGEEVKHMVDKFHSEGKSVLYLVRNKRIIGLITFADPLREEAKDVISALTEMGKKVILCTGDNEGVASYIAKRLNIGEYYGRAFPEEKAKIVESLKKEGRTVAFVGDGVNDSPAITAAHVGISLRSGTDIAIELADIVIGDSLWHLLDAVEVSQKTIRKLSKIYTINSALNTVGLVGSVAGLFGPSISTLINNGSTVVLGMYALKKP
- a CDS encoding phosphate-starvation-inducible PsiE family protein, which produces MRSGLILYAISELLSKEIKHIKGSPLSLKVFVGVALAAVIRKVLVTSLSPEKVQELINLSFVILSLGIVFG